A portion of the Pomacea canaliculata isolate SZHN2017 linkage group LG13, ASM307304v1, whole genome shotgun sequence genome contains these proteins:
- the LOC112554357 gene encoding LOW QUALITY PROTEIN: vacuolar protein sorting-associated protein 33B-like (The sequence of the model RefSeq protein was modified relative to this genomic sequence to represent the inferred CDS: inserted 1 base in 1 codon), with product MDVKELTQILRDQLTHLLESTPDKKDLVIDPDLTKPLDRVAGIGFLREHGXDKIYKLEATLNPLQSSLKRVYLVRASLLNMKYIADHITAERKQGNIRDYTVIMVPRRLHVCELILENEGVLGHITLEEFHLHLFPLDTDLLSLEMPDIFKSFYLDGDLTHIHTVASSLVTLQHLYGWIPNIHTIGKGSKMVYDMMQAMQEEEQKQEAKFHIGYLFIIDRDVDYITPLCSPMTYEALLDESFGIQCGVIEFSAEVLAKPKSVKILLSSQDPIYVEIRDRHFSSVFPFLGAKAKELKTIYEKKNDLKTVGDMKNFVSQDLGRLKEHQTTLSYHISACEYIMKMKTQLDFESYIRTEHSLLDGTDTKDCIAYIEDCIYKQAPHLTTLRLLCLLSLTQDGLTPREYKSLKTDFLHSHGFEQLVTFFNLKKLGLLVEQSSGSKVTAVVTRRSQFRQLAGRLSLVPKSGEEVNLKEPDNLAYVYGGAYSPLTVRLVEYILLHESLQTYEDLGRQIAGGIYSDVKYRTTSKATGKASLSPASRNAMKTVLVYFLEDALSQR from the exons ATGGATGTAAAAGAACTGACGCAGATTCTTCGAGATCAACTCACTCATTTGCTAGAGTCG ACGCCCGACAAAAAGGACCTTGTGATTGATCCTGACCTTACAAAACCACTTGATCGTGTTGCAGGCATTGGTTTCCTCAGG GAACATG GTGATAAAATCTACAAATTGGAGGCAACACTAAATCCCTTGCAAAGCTCACTTAA GCGAGTTTACCTTGTGAGGGCCAGCCTACTTAATATGAAATATATTGCTGATCACATCACAGCTGAGAGGAAGCAAGGAAATATTCGGGATTATACAGTCATCATGGTTCCACGTAGA TTGCATGTTTGTGAGTTGATCCTGGAGAATGAAGGTGTTCTTGGTCATATTACCTTGGAAGAGTTCCACCTGCATCTTTTTCCTTTGGATACAGACCTGCTTTCATTAGAAATGCctgatatttttaaatctttttatttg GATGGTGACCTCACCCATATACACACTGTAGCTTCCTCTCTTGTCACATTGCAACACCTTTATGGCTGGATACCAAATATACACACTATTGGCAAAGGATCAAAG ATGGTCTATGACATGATGCAGGCAATGCAGGAAGAAGAGCAAAAGCAAGAAGCAAAATTCCACATTGGGTATCTCTTCATCATAGATAGAG ATGTTGACTACATCACACCCTTATGCTCCCCTATGACATATGAAGCTTTGCTGGATGAATCTTTTGGGATTCAGTGTG GTGTCATAGAATTCAGTGCTGAGGTTTTGGCAAAACCAAAGAGTGTCAAGATTCTTTTATCGAGCCAGGATCCT ATTTATGTTGAAATAAGAGATCGACATTTTTCAAGTGTGTTTCCATTTCTTGGTGCAAAAGCAAAGGAGCTTAAAACCATTTATGAG aaaaaaaatgatttaaagacAGTGGGTGACATGAAGAACTTTGTCTCCCAAGATCTGGGTCGCCTAAAGGAGCATCAGACAACACTTTCTTATC ATATCAGTGCCTGTGAATACATCATGAAGATGAAGACACAACTTGACTTTGAAAGCTACATTCGTACAGAACACA GCTTGCTGGATGGAACAGATACAAAAGACTGCATTGCTTATATTGAAGACTGTATCTACAAACAG GCACCCCACCTGACCACCTTGCGCCTGCTGTGCTTGCTGTCATTGACACAAGATGGATTAACGCCGCGTGAATACAAATCTCTCAAGACAGACTTTCTTCAT AGCCACGGCTTTGAGCAGCTAGTGACGTTTTTCAATCTGAAGAAGCTGGGTTTGCTGGTGGAACAGAGCTCAGGCTCAAAGGTCACGGCAGTGGTTACCCGTCGCAGTCAGTTCCGACAGCTAGCTGGCAGACTGAGCCTG GTTCCGAAGTCAGGTGAGGAGGTGAACCTAAAGGAACCAGACAATCTAGCTTACGTGTACGGAGGAGCCTACTCCCCGCTCACCGTTCGGCTAGTGGAATAT ATTCTACTGCATGAGAGTTTACAGACGTACGAGGACTTGGGGCGACAGATTGCTGGCGGTATCTACAGTGATGTCAAGTACAGGACAACCAGCAAAG CGACTGGGAAAGCGAGTCTCTCTCCGGCGTCTAGAAATGCCATGAAAACGGTTCTGGTCTATTTTTTGGAGGATGCACTTTCTCAGAGGTAG